A window of the Williamwhitmania taraxaci genome harbors these coding sequences:
- a CDS encoding TolC family protein gives MVKRTLLIFQSLLLVCAYSAFGQADSTPTQLSLKAAMEFAVKNNLTVKNSELDLQIAKKKIWETTAIGLPQVNGTVNYQHTFKVPTANFGGQNVELGTADNTNWDITASQLIFSGEYIVGLRAARVYKEVSERNLRKSENDIRESVAQSYYLALVMDENVKILKETQLVTTNSLADIIALGKEGLVEEINVDQVRILKANIDNTVANLERQASLTKNLLKFQLGYDLASPIVLTDNLNDLMTTSEFTQYLDLSFNVANNTDYRVVETAEKLQKLNVDRYKTKFLPTISGFYRHKEQLKTAAFNFEPKDVAGITLSLPIFTSGSRISQLSQAKKEYEKTRNNKLNAERGLVIEFQKSQNTFNTSYSSYLTQKDNLTLSRKIFDHTMIKYKEGVSSSTDLHQAESQLLDTQSKYFTALSDLLNAKASLDKLTSIQQ, from the coding sequence ATGGTGAAAAGAACACTATTGATTTTTCAATCCTTACTGCTAGTATGTGCTTACTCCGCTTTTGGTCAGGCCGACAGCACACCAACTCAGCTTTCGCTGAAAGCAGCAATGGAGTTTGCGGTTAAGAATAACCTCACAGTAAAAAACTCAGAACTCGACCTGCAAATTGCCAAAAAGAAAATATGGGAAACTACGGCTATTGGATTGCCCCAAGTTAACGGAACGGTAAACTACCAGCATACCTTTAAAGTTCCCACTGCCAATTTCGGAGGTCAGAATGTTGAATTGGGCACAGCAGATAACACCAATTGGGACATTACTGCCTCGCAGCTTATTTTTAGCGGCGAATACATTGTTGGTCTGCGGGCTGCCCGTGTTTACAAAGAGGTATCGGAACGTAACCTTCGGAAATCAGAAAACGACATTCGCGAATCTGTAGCGCAGAGCTACTACCTCGCATTGGTAATGGACGAGAACGTAAAAATTCTTAAAGAAACACAACTTGTTACTACCAATTCTCTTGCGGACATTATTGCCCTGGGTAAGGAAGGTCTTGTGGAAGAAATAAATGTGGATCAAGTGCGCATTCTTAAGGCAAACATCGATAATACCGTTGCTAACCTGGAACGCCAAGCAAGCCTGACAAAGAATTTACTCAAATTTCAGCTTGGCTATGATTTGGCCAGTCCTATCGTTTTGACCGACAACCTAAACGATTTGATGACAACTTCCGAGTTTACCCAATACCTTGATCTCTCCTTTAATGTTGCCAACAATACAGATTATAGAGTTGTGGAAACTGCCGAAAAGTTGCAAAAACTTAATGTTGATCGCTATAAAACGAAGTTCTTGCCTACGATCTCAGGATTCTACCGCCACAAAGAACAGCTGAAAACTGCCGCCTTCAATTTTGAACCAAAGGACGTGGCTGGTATTACCCTGAGCTTACCAATATTTACGAGTGGATCGCGCATATCTCAACTCTCCCAAGCCAAAAAGGAGTATGAGAAAACGAGGAACAATAAACTTAACGCAGAACGCGGGCTAGTTATCGAATTCCAAAAATCACAAAACACGTTCAACACCTCATACTCCAGCTACCTAACACAAAAGGATAACCTCACCCTTTCCCGAAAAATTTTCGACCATACTATGATCAAGTATAAGGAAGGCGTTTCCTCCAGCACCGATTTACACCAAGCCGAATCGCAACTTCTCGATACCCAAAGCAAATACTTTACAGCTCTTTCCGACCTGCTAAATGCTAAGGCATCTCTTGATAAACTTACTTCAATCCAACAGTAA
- a CDS encoding efflux RND transporter periplasmic adaptor subunit, whose product MKTKFVAIALSALLFACSSSNQDQLTKLKGERDKLNLSIEQLEQKMLAETPDSLKENKSTLVSTQIIAYQPFVHNIKVYGHLDGDQNAAVFAESPGTVIAKYADVGAVVKKGQVLAQLDDAQYKNSLQGLESQYQLALDLFNKQKRLWDQKVGSEIQYLQAKTTKESLEQQIASTRELIDKFKIKAPISGTIEECNVRIGALVSPDPRLVAYRVVTFGQLKVKAEVSEAYISKVTRGDKVTITFPDINATLSSQIDFVSKYINPVNRTFMIESPVQANSMNLKANMVAIVNINDYRNEKAIVVSQNQILTDASGSYIYIAKQIEKQLIATKQKVTLGLSNNGITEIIGGLKLGDQVITVGYQDLVEGEHIKR is encoded by the coding sequence ATGAAAACGAAATTTGTAGCCATCGCTCTTTCCGCACTCCTTTTCGCTTGCTCCTCGAGCAATCAGGACCAGCTAACCAAGCTAAAAGGTGAGCGTGACAAGCTGAACCTTTCTATTGAACAACTCGAACAGAAAATGCTGGCCGAAACTCCAGATTCTCTAAAAGAAAACAAATCAACCTTAGTGTCGACTCAAATAATTGCTTACCAACCCTTTGTTCACAACATTAAGGTTTATGGACATCTCGATGGTGACCAAAATGCAGCGGTTTTTGCCGAATCGCCCGGAACGGTGATTGCAAAGTATGCCGACGTGGGAGCGGTTGTAAAAAAGGGACAAGTATTAGCACAACTCGATGACGCCCAATACAAAAACTCTCTTCAGGGTCTCGAATCACAATACCAGCTGGCCCTCGATCTCTTCAACAAGCAAAAGCGTCTTTGGGATCAGAAAGTAGGTAGCGAAATTCAATACCTTCAAGCAAAAACAACGAAGGAATCCTTGGAGCAGCAAATAGCCTCCACACGAGAGTTAATTGACAAGTTTAAGATCAAAGCACCCATCTCGGGAACTATCGAGGAGTGTAATGTAAGAATTGGTGCCCTAGTAAGCCCCGATCCTCGCTTGGTGGCCTACCGCGTAGTAACGTTTGGTCAACTTAAAGTGAAGGCAGAAGTGTCGGAAGCATACATTTCCAAAGTTACGAGAGGAGATAAGGTAACCATCACATTTCCTGATATAAACGCAACCTTAAGTTCTCAAATCGACTTTGTAAGCAAGTATATCAATCCGGTAAATAGAACCTTCATGATTGAGTCGCCGGTTCAAGCCAACTCTATGAACCTAAAAGCCAATATGGTTGCGATTGTTAATATTAACGACTATCGGAACGAAAAAGCCATTGTTGTTTCTCAAAACCAAATATTAACCGACGCTTCTGGTTCCTACATTTATATTGCTAAGCAAATCGAAAAGCAGCTGATCGCCACCAAGCAAAAGGTTACCCTTGGCCTTTCAAACAATGGAATTACTGAGATTATCGGTGGTCTCAAACTCGGCGATCAAGTAATTACCGTTGGCTACCAAGATCTGGTAGAGGGCGAACACATTAAGCGTTAA